A single genomic interval of Electrophorus electricus isolate fEleEle1 chromosome 4, fEleEle1.pri, whole genome shotgun sequence harbors:
- the fan1 gene encoding fanconi-associated nuclease 1 isoform X1 encodes MDSGAGRNRSKAWPLRRLSLAKKDGQRGSSKEKNKKQIGVSITSFFKNTPPAKLACPLCAKLVPRFKINEHIDSRCQDFAGENDSEASADDHNQQEKACAPLPKTSPRVLDEEKDSNVDGVNQDSKTSPYFKKNCLEKQGSPKTNEQAKMVKTVSLGSLSSKLSKRVLRFSETANVDSIEASDDSEPSSSQKENWNENMSVQAEPLVMSSAEASVNLPQVEKPVKCATVIPAVESLESEAVQPVKSAASFRLVKRKKEESPDACATPVLGKKSRNAASGENNPFPIFSRSQTSPVSVSQSAGSTTQSVKVEGSESEHGSGAKNQIVAPGRSQAPPHKANNSPVEQFSLKQPYYLKNFLTVLGAVLENEDDRMLFNEEDLSSIHRFKQLSVPGQMLYVRLFQRKLRWLQLSKLDYAEISSDLKPVAQELVCSGFLQSESDLEDIQDALELLPAPELRNLAKTFHLGGPGSSAQKQRLVEGLLRLARQRSLFALAPGQSNTAAAILKRAKQLAGSCVRLRRGPRAVFSRVLLLFSLTDTLEEEEMAAGQGQLYTILLVSSGRLAFPAYTVQRCAKIFQDRDNLIRYETAVRRLQEVVTAMQAGHWEDALGLYTSAKATWQDLKLTYGSSCQEELPVFLRCFTVGWTYTRILSRGVEILQRLRRYEDAVEELRSLLSQSVFCPDSRGRWWDRLALDLHQHLKRPEQAISAIRDGLMDPLVRTGHRLSLHQRAVRMSELASFKKYRLQLRNLPAVHVQDVPHVTIRGQLFPHEGGTGKSVFLRPAAADEGSGEGRDTVVMCSVEELALAHYRELGFDQGIHGEGSTFSTLFGLLMWDIIFTEGVPDVFRTPYQTCPLDLHTDSFYENRREAIETWVELLRQASTETLRTLLADVWHSQQGRPCALVNWERFSSLQEAQSLVACLGGHFLSGVFLRMAKDYRHSRGGLPDLVVWNTSNSSYKLVEVKGPNDRLSQKQQLWLDELHKLGSSVEVCHVSATGARGARLE; translated from the exons ATGGATTCCGGGGCTGGAAGAAACCGATCCAAAGCCTGGCCCCTCAGGAGACTTTCGCTGGCAAAAAAGGATGGCCAGAGAGGCAGTTCGAAagagaagaataaaaaacaaataggCGTTTCTATTACTTCGTTTTTCAAGAATACGCCACCAGCCAAACTGGCCTGCCCATTGTGTGCTAAGCTCGTTCCACGTTTCAAGATCAATGAACACATCGACTCTCGCTGTCAGGATTTTGCTGGGGAAAATGACTCTGAAGCTTCAGCAGACGACCACAACCAACAGGAGAAAGCGTGTGCTCCGCTTCCAAAGACCAGCCCTAGAGTTCTAGATGAGGAGAAGGACAGCAATGTAGATGGAGTGAATCAAGATTCAAAAACAAGTCcgtattttaaaaagaactgcCTCGAGAAGCAAGGGTCACCTAAGACAAATGAGCAAGCTAAAATGGTAAAGACGGTCAGTCTCGGGAGTCTGTCTTCAAAACTCTCCAAAAGAGTGCTGAGGTTTTCAGAGACTGCAAACGTTGACAGTATCGAAGCGTCAGATGATAGTGAGCCGAGTAGTTCACAGAAAGAAAACTGGAATGAGAACATGAGCGTTCAGGCCGAGCCCTTGGTCATGAGTTCAGCTGAAGCTTCTGTAAATCTACCTCAGGTGGAAAAGCCTGTGAAATGTGCCACGGTTATACCTGCAGTAGAATCGCTGGAATCTGAGGCTGTTCAGCCAGTGAAATCAGCTGCTTCATTCCGACTCgtcaagaggaagaaggaagaaTCTCCAGATGCATGTGCCACCCCAGTCCTGGGAAAGAAGAGCAGAAACGCAGCAAGTGGCGAAAACAATCCATTTCCTATATTTAGCCGAAGTCAGACGTCACCTGTCAGTGTTTCTCAGAGTGCTGGCAGCACAACTCAGTCAGTGAAGGTCGAAGGCAGCGAATCTGAACACGGCAGTGGAGCAAAGAACCAGATCGTGGCACCAGGCAGGAGTCAAGCTCCCCCACACAAAGCTAACAATAGCCCTGTGGAACAGTTTTCACTCAAGCAGCCGTATTATCTTAAGAACTTCCTGACTGTTCTGGGAGCAGTACTGGAGAATGAGGATGATAGGATGCTCTTTAACGAAGAAGACCTCTCATCCATCCACCGCTTCAAGCAGCTCTCAG TGCCTGGGCAGATGCTGTATGTGCGCCTGTTCCAAAGGAAACTGAGATGGCTGCAGTTGAGCAAGCTCGATTATGCCGAGATCAGCTCAGACCTCAAACCTGTCGCACAAGAGCTCGTGTGCAGTGGCTTCCTACAGTCAG AATCGGATCTCGAGGACATCCAGGATGCCCTGGAGCTCCTGCCGGCTCCCGAGCTGAGAAACCTAGCCAAGACTTTTCACCTTGGAGGTCCGGGGAGCAGCGCCCAGAAACAGCGGCTGGTGGAAGGCCTTCTCCGCCTGGCCAGACAGCGCTCGCTCTTTGCTCTCGCGCCTGGCCAGAGCAACACGGCCGCAGCCATTCTCAAGAG GGCTAAACAGCTAGCAGGCTCCTGTGTGCGCCTGCGCCGTGGGCCCCGCGCCGTCTTCTCTCGGgtccttctcctcttctccctcacGGACActctggaggaggaagagatggCAGCAGGTCAGGGTCAGCTTTACACCATCCTGCTGGTCAGCTCCGGGCGCCTGGCCTTCCCAGCTTACACCGTGCAACGCTGCGCCAAAATCTTCCAGGACAGGGACAACCTAATCAG ATATGAGACTGCCGTGAGAAGGCTTCAGGAGGTGGTTACGGCAATGCAGGCTGGTCACTGGGAGGACGCCTTGGGCCTCTATACCTCCGCAAAGGCCACTTGGCAAGACCTTAAGCTAACTTACGGCTCAAG ctGTCAGGAGGAGCTACCGGTGTTCCTGCGCTGTTTCACTGTGGGCTGGACGTACACACGCATACTGTCTCGCGGAGTCGAGATACTACAGAGGCTGCGTCgctatgag GACGCAGTGGAGGAGCTCCGGTCTCTTTTGTCTCAGTCAGTGttctgtccagacagcagagggcgctGGTGGGACAGGCTGGCTCTCGACCTCCATCAGCATCTCAAAAGGCCTGAGCAG GCCATCTCTGCCATCCGGGACGGGCTGATGGACCCGCTGGTTCGGACAGGTCACCGCTTGTCACTGCACCAGAGAGCTGTCCGGATGAGCGAGTTGGCAAGCTTTAAGAAGTATCGGCTGCAGCTCCGAAACCTCCCCGCCGTCCACGTGCAAGATGTCCCTCAT GTGACGATTCGAGGACAGCTGTTTCCCCACGAGGGCGGAACGGGCAAGTCCGTGTTCCTGAGACCTGCCGCCGCAGACGAGGGCTCCGGAGAAGGACGTGACACGGTGGTCATGTGCTCCGTAGAAGAGCTCGCTTTGGCACACTACAGAGAGCTCGGCTTCGATCAAG GCATTCATGGTGAAGGTTCAACGTTCTCCACGCTGTTCGGCCTCCTGATGTGGGACATCATCTTCACGGAGGGGGTCCCCGATGTCTTCCGAACCCCCTATCAG ACGTGTCCTCTGGACTTGCACACGGACTCTTTCTACGAGAACCGGCGGGAGGCCATCGAGACTTGGGTGGAGCTGTTGCGGCAGGCCTCCACCGAGACCCTGCGAACGCTGCTGGCTGACGTGTGGCACTCCCAGCAGGGTAGACCTTGCGCACTGGTCAACTGGGAGAGATTCTCTTCTCTGCAGGAAGCTCAG AGCTTGGTGGCCTGTCTGGGAGGGCACTTTTTGAGTGGTGTGTTTCTTAGAATGGCAAAggactacagacacagcagaggagGGCTTCCTGACCTGGTGGTGTGGAACACCTCCAACAGCAGCTATAAG ctggtggaggtgaagggCCCTAATGACCGCCTGTCCCAGAAACAGCAGCTCTGGCTGGATGAGCTGCACAAGTTGGGGTCCAGCGTGGAGGTGTGTCACGTCAGTGCCACCGGCGCCCGCGGCGCCCGGCTggaatga
- the fan1 gene encoding fanconi-associated nuclease 1 isoform X2 translates to MDSGAGRNRSKAWPLRRLSLAKKDGQRGSSKEKNKKQIGVSITSFFKNTPPAKLACPLCAKLVPRFKINEHIDSRCQDFAGENDSEASADDHNQQEKACAPLPKTSPRVLDEEKDSNVDGVNQDSKTSPYFKKNCLEKQGSPKTNEQAKMVKTVSLGSLSSKLSKRVLRFSETANVDSIEASDDSEPSSSQKENWNENMSVQAEPLVMSSAEASVNLPQVEKPVKCATVIPAVESLESEAVQPVKSAASFRLVKRKKEESPDACATPVLGKKSRNAASGENNPFPIFSRSQTSPVSVSQSAGSTTQSVKVEGSESEHGSGAKNQIVAPGRSQAPPHKANNSPVEQFSLKQPYYLKNFLTVLGAVLENEDDRMLFNEEDLSSIHRFKQLSVPGQMLYVRLFQRKLRWLQLSKLDYAEISSDLKPVAQELVCSGFLQSESDLEDIQDALELLPAPELRNLAKTFHLGGPGSSAQKQRLVEGLLRLARQRSLFALAPGQSNTAAAILKRAKQLAGSCVRLRRGPRAVFSRVLLLFSLTDTLEEEEMAAGQGQLYTILLVSSGRLAFPAYTVQRCAKIFQDRDNLIRYETAVRRLQEVVTAMQAGHWEDALGLYTSAKATWQDLKLTYGSSCQEELPVFLRCFTVGWTYTRILSRGVEILQRLRRYEDAVEELRSLLSQSVFCPDSRGRWWDRLALDLHQHLKRPEQAISAIRDGLMDPLVRTGHRLSLHQRAVRMSELASFKKYRLQLRNLPAVHVQDVPHVTIRGQLFPHEGGTGKSVFLRPAAADEGSGEGRDTVVMCSVEELALAHYRELGFDQETSMSECAADASICCRHSW, encoded by the exons ATGGATTCCGGGGCTGGAAGAAACCGATCCAAAGCCTGGCCCCTCAGGAGACTTTCGCTGGCAAAAAAGGATGGCCAGAGAGGCAGTTCGAAagagaagaataaaaaacaaataggCGTTTCTATTACTTCGTTTTTCAAGAATACGCCACCAGCCAAACTGGCCTGCCCATTGTGTGCTAAGCTCGTTCCACGTTTCAAGATCAATGAACACATCGACTCTCGCTGTCAGGATTTTGCTGGGGAAAATGACTCTGAAGCTTCAGCAGACGACCACAACCAACAGGAGAAAGCGTGTGCTCCGCTTCCAAAGACCAGCCCTAGAGTTCTAGATGAGGAGAAGGACAGCAATGTAGATGGAGTGAATCAAGATTCAAAAACAAGTCcgtattttaaaaagaactgcCTCGAGAAGCAAGGGTCACCTAAGACAAATGAGCAAGCTAAAATGGTAAAGACGGTCAGTCTCGGGAGTCTGTCTTCAAAACTCTCCAAAAGAGTGCTGAGGTTTTCAGAGACTGCAAACGTTGACAGTATCGAAGCGTCAGATGATAGTGAGCCGAGTAGTTCACAGAAAGAAAACTGGAATGAGAACATGAGCGTTCAGGCCGAGCCCTTGGTCATGAGTTCAGCTGAAGCTTCTGTAAATCTACCTCAGGTGGAAAAGCCTGTGAAATGTGCCACGGTTATACCTGCAGTAGAATCGCTGGAATCTGAGGCTGTTCAGCCAGTGAAATCAGCTGCTTCATTCCGACTCgtcaagaggaagaaggaagaaTCTCCAGATGCATGTGCCACCCCAGTCCTGGGAAAGAAGAGCAGAAACGCAGCAAGTGGCGAAAACAATCCATTTCCTATATTTAGCCGAAGTCAGACGTCACCTGTCAGTGTTTCTCAGAGTGCTGGCAGCACAACTCAGTCAGTGAAGGTCGAAGGCAGCGAATCTGAACACGGCAGTGGAGCAAAGAACCAGATCGTGGCACCAGGCAGGAGTCAAGCTCCCCCACACAAAGCTAACAATAGCCCTGTGGAACAGTTTTCACTCAAGCAGCCGTATTATCTTAAGAACTTCCTGACTGTTCTGGGAGCAGTACTGGAGAATGAGGATGATAGGATGCTCTTTAACGAAGAAGACCTCTCATCCATCCACCGCTTCAAGCAGCTCTCAG TGCCTGGGCAGATGCTGTATGTGCGCCTGTTCCAAAGGAAACTGAGATGGCTGCAGTTGAGCAAGCTCGATTATGCCGAGATCAGCTCAGACCTCAAACCTGTCGCACAAGAGCTCGTGTGCAGTGGCTTCCTACAGTCAG AATCGGATCTCGAGGACATCCAGGATGCCCTGGAGCTCCTGCCGGCTCCCGAGCTGAGAAACCTAGCCAAGACTTTTCACCTTGGAGGTCCGGGGAGCAGCGCCCAGAAACAGCGGCTGGTGGAAGGCCTTCTCCGCCTGGCCAGACAGCGCTCGCTCTTTGCTCTCGCGCCTGGCCAGAGCAACACGGCCGCAGCCATTCTCAAGAG GGCTAAACAGCTAGCAGGCTCCTGTGTGCGCCTGCGCCGTGGGCCCCGCGCCGTCTTCTCTCGGgtccttctcctcttctccctcacGGACActctggaggaggaagagatggCAGCAGGTCAGGGTCAGCTTTACACCATCCTGCTGGTCAGCTCCGGGCGCCTGGCCTTCCCAGCTTACACCGTGCAACGCTGCGCCAAAATCTTCCAGGACAGGGACAACCTAATCAG ATATGAGACTGCCGTGAGAAGGCTTCAGGAGGTGGTTACGGCAATGCAGGCTGGTCACTGGGAGGACGCCTTGGGCCTCTATACCTCCGCAAAGGCCACTTGGCAAGACCTTAAGCTAACTTACGGCTCAAG ctGTCAGGAGGAGCTACCGGTGTTCCTGCGCTGTTTCACTGTGGGCTGGACGTACACACGCATACTGTCTCGCGGAGTCGAGATACTACAGAGGCTGCGTCgctatgag GACGCAGTGGAGGAGCTCCGGTCTCTTTTGTCTCAGTCAGTGttctgtccagacagcagagggcgctGGTGGGACAGGCTGGCTCTCGACCTCCATCAGCATCTCAAAAGGCCTGAGCAG GCCATCTCTGCCATCCGGGACGGGCTGATGGACCCGCTGGTTCGGACAGGTCACCGCTTGTCACTGCACCAGAGAGCTGTCCGGATGAGCGAGTTGGCAAGCTTTAAGAAGTATCGGCTGCAGCTCCGAAACCTCCCCGCCGTCCACGTGCAAGATGTCCCTCAT GTGACGATTCGAGGACAGCTGTTTCCCCACGAGGGCGGAACGGGCAAGTCCGTGTTCCTGAGACCTGCCGCCGCAGACGAGGGCTCCGGAGAAGGACGTGACACGGTGGTCATGTGCTCCGTAGAAGAGCTCGCTTTGGCACACTACAGAGAGCTCGGCTTCGATCAAG AGACGAGCATGTCGGAATGTGCTGCTGACGCCTCCATCTGCTGCAGGCATTCATGGTGA